CCAATACTCATGTCATCAGGACGGGAAAGATCAACTGATGCCATAGTGTATGGTATTTACCATATCAAACGGAACGCCAATATATTCCTTGACACGGATCCATATCAACAAAAAGGATTGATCAATGATATAAATGGCGGCTTGTCGTTTATCCCGCAATACTATGCCGGGAATGGCGTCCTGATCGATTTCTGGAAAGCGGAAGATATGAAAGAAATGCTTACCGAAGAGTATTTTGCCACCCAAAAGACTAAAGACCGGCAGGCACATCAACAACTCAGGGAACTGTTGAAAAAAATGAAAGACGAAGACAACGGGGTAATTGTTGTTGCTAAATTGAAATAGAATTAACGTTTTCATGCAGCGATGTAGATGATATAATTTTGAACATTTACTTATGAATTTTATTTGTATTTCTACGGATAAGTTACAACAGAAATGCAATTTCATCTACTTCATCCATATTGTCGGATATCCTAAACTCCATTTGATCGCTTCCATCTCTGCACAATGCCACATTTCGTGTTTAAAACTCCAGGACAGTGCTTCATATTTTGTATGCGCAACAGGGTGTTTAAAAGGTATCGGCATCAATTCTTCATATAAGATATCGTCGGTTAGCAGGGAGAGGTTTTGGATACAGATCTCATGAACGGCCTTGAATTGATCCTTCAGCTTACACACAGCGATCAGGTCTTTTTTTACAGACCGGTGTAATGTACCCATCCCATTAAAAATTTTAACATAATCGGTCAAAGGAATGATCTGACTGACCTTTTCATTTCTTCCTGTGATGACCGTAATGGCATGGAAATTTTGTGATATTAATAAATGACCTATTTGCCAGGCAAAATTAGCGTTCATACCTTGAGGCATAGTGTACCACAAGTCTTCAGGGATCTCTGTAATCAAACGGTCTGTAAAATTCCTCGATTCAATGATCTGATCTTTTAAAAATTCAATTT
The sequence above is drawn from the Bacteroidales bacterium genome and encodes:
- a CDS encoding DinB family protein → MSKIEFLKDQIIESRNFTDRLITEIPEDLWYTMPQGMNANFAWQIGHLLISQNFHAITVITGRNEKVSQIIPLTDYVKIFNGMGTLHRSVKKDLIAVCKLKDQFKAVHEICIQNLSLLTDDILYEELMPIPFKHPVAHTKYEALSWSFKHEMWHCAEMEAIKWSLGYPTIWMK